From a region of the Aeoliella mucimassa genome:
- a CDS encoding class I SAM-dependent methyltransferase yields the protein MVLSPIRGESHQERLDSFYSGQAEHYDETRQKMLHGRDELFTDLPAPEAGQWVDLGCGTARNVEAWGDRLTNFQQATLVDLSESLLGIAGKRVEKNGWQNVKLLHADATKVEIEPESVDVLTFCYSLTMIPNWWDAVDHALTLLKPGGTIGVVDFYVSKKYPAEGHASHSWFRRQFWPVWFSSDNVHPNPDLLPYLETRFETVSLNEQAGKIIMIPFLRIPYFRFVGRKRG from the coding sequence ATGGTGCTCTCGCCCATTCGGGGTGAGTCGCACCAGGAGCGTCTCGATAGCTTCTACTCAGGCCAGGCCGAACACTACGACGAAACGCGGCAGAAAATGCTGCATGGTCGTGATGAGTTATTCACCGATCTCCCTGCGCCCGAAGCGGGCCAGTGGGTCGACCTCGGCTGTGGTACCGCTCGCAATGTCGAAGCCTGGGGCGACCGCCTCACGAACTTTCAGCAGGCAACGCTGGTCGACCTCTCGGAGTCGCTGCTCGGCATCGCCGGCAAGCGGGTCGAGAAAAATGGCTGGCAGAACGTCAAGCTACTGCACGCCGATGCGACGAAGGTGGAAATCGAGCCCGAGTCGGTCGATGTGCTGACCTTCTGCTATTCGCTCACGATGATTCCCAACTGGTGGGATGCTGTGGACCACGCGCTCACGCTCCTCAAGCCTGGCGGCACCATCGGAGTGGTCGACTTTTATGTCTCCAAAAAGTACCCCGCGGAAGGGCATGCCAGCCATTCCTGGTTCCGTCGCCAGTTCTGGCCGGTATGGTTCTCCAGCGACAACGTCCACCCGAACCCCGATTTGCTTCCTTACCTGGAGACTCGTTTCGAAACGGTAAGCCTCAACGAGCAGGCGGGTAAGATCATCATGATTCCGTTCCTAAGGATTCCTTACTTCCGATTCGTCGGCCGTAAGCGAGGGTAG
- a CDS encoding reverse transcriptase family protein encodes MSSPKRIAEPLAAAFLAGPLEVEGMVARGSQLLGKRWRWLSPLAKRMHRYFGGTTRPRQARLINVMLCDEGFYRACTKYELQLVDLQACQPAMAPSLAALSWNVPALCTTKQLADWLGLAVSELEWFADMRRWETKPASMQTQHYRYRVLSKRNGRLRLIEAPKSRLNMLQRQILTHLLDRFPVHSAVHGFRQGRSIRTFAVPHIHRPVVLKLDLRDFFPTIRIAQLSALFRTAGYPERVADLLAGICTNTTPTEVWDDEGLAASPSEIRRMRMLYEQPHLPQGAPTSPTLANLCAYRLDCRLAGLAEASGGVYTRYADDLAFSGDERFARTAERFAIHVMATVMEEGFEVHPRKTRLMRPGVCQRLTGLVVNQHLNIARSDRDRLKAILTNCVRHGPATQNHEGHRDFRCHLRGRVAFVESINPTWGKKLRGLFDQIVW; translated from the coding sequence ATGAGTTCGCCAAAACGCATCGCCGAACCACTCGCAGCCGCCTTTCTGGCGGGGCCGCTGGAAGTAGAGGGAATGGTCGCCCGCGGTAGCCAGTTGCTTGGCAAGCGGTGGAGATGGCTCTCGCCGCTGGCGAAGCGGATGCATCGGTATTTCGGTGGCACAACGCGTCCTCGTCAGGCGCGGCTCATCAATGTGATGCTATGCGACGAAGGATTCTATCGCGCGTGCACTAAGTACGAACTGCAATTGGTCGACTTGCAAGCGTGCCAGCCTGCGATGGCCCCCAGCCTTGCCGCACTGTCGTGGAATGTTCCCGCGCTCTGCACCACCAAGCAACTGGCCGACTGGCTTGGCTTGGCGGTGAGCGAACTCGAGTGGTTTGCCGACATGCGTCGCTGGGAAACGAAGCCTGCTTCGATGCAAACGCAGCACTACCGCTATCGGGTGTTATCGAAACGAAATGGCCGACTGCGATTGATCGAGGCTCCCAAGTCGCGGCTCAACATGCTGCAGCGGCAGATTCTCACGCACCTGCTCGATCGATTCCCCGTACACTCTGCGGTGCATGGGTTTCGCCAAGGTCGATCGATTCGCACTTTTGCCGTGCCCCATATCCACCGCCCCGTGGTGCTCAAGCTGGATCTTCGCGATTTCTTTCCCACCATCCGCATCGCCCAACTCAGCGCGTTGTTCCGCACCGCGGGTTATCCGGAAAGGGTAGCCGATTTGCTGGCGGGGATATGCACCAATACGACTCCCACTGAGGTGTGGGACGATGAAGGCCTGGCTGCGTCGCCGAGCGAGATCCGGCGGATGCGAATGCTCTACGAGCAGCCCCATCTACCGCAGGGGGCGCCAACCTCGCCGACTCTGGCAAACCTCTGTGCTTACCGACTCGACTGCCGACTCGCGGGGTTGGCCGAAGCGTCTGGCGGGGTCTACACCCGCTACGCGGATGACCTCGCTTTCTCAGGCGACGAGCGATTTGCTCGCACGGCGGAACGCTTTGCCATCCATGTGATGGCGACGGTCATGGAAGAAGGCTTCGAGGTTCATCCCCGCAAAACTCGGCTTATGCGGCCTGGAGTTTGCCAACGCCTGACCGGATTGGTGGTCAACCAGCATCTGAACATCGCCCGCAGCGATCGCGATCGCTTGAAGGCGATTCTGACGAACTGTGTGCGGCACGGCCCAGCAACTCAAAATCACGAAGGCCACCGCGATTTTCGCTGCCACCTGCGAGGGCGTGTTGCCTTTGTCGAGTCGATCAATCCCACGTGGGGCAAGAAGCTCCGCGGATTGTTCGACCAGATTGTGTGGTAG
- a CDS encoding glycosyltransferase family protein: MSTIFYSVMGEGRGHAARARTVVEELRHRHRIVLYSSHDALEFLWKQYENAADVEVRSIEGLKFHYTEKRLNLYKTISSGLSLWMRVEKLLEPLVEAIKQEKPDLVISDFEPLVARAAHRTNVPVLSFDHQHFLLAYDLSILPTQLRWWARSMRLAVWMFGIGQQKTMVSAFYSPPLKRGYEDVVQVGPLLRPTIRQRETSDQGFLLSYLRRQTPEATVRKLGSLGLPVRIYGLGKRPPQGNAEFFEVDEHSFTESLVTCKAVVAAAGNQLLGEALYLGKPFFAMPERKHFEQRINACFLKELGGGDWAYVERVEQSQLDAFMANIEMYRENLKGRQEEFDGTPKAVATIEAILSETRAK; this comes from the coding sequence ATGTCTACGATCTTCTACAGCGTCATGGGCGAAGGGCGTGGGCATGCAGCGCGGGCGCGGACCGTGGTGGAAGAGCTCCGCCACCGCCATCGCATCGTGCTCTACTCGTCGCACGACGCGTTGGAGTTTCTCTGGAAGCAATACGAAAACGCCGCCGATGTGGAAGTTCGCTCGATCGAGGGGCTTAAGTTCCATTACACCGAAAAGCGTTTGAATCTTTATAAGACCATCAGCTCGGGATTGTCGCTCTGGATGCGTGTCGAAAAGCTGCTCGAGCCGCTGGTCGAAGCGATCAAGCAAGAGAAGCCAGACTTGGTGATCAGCGATTTCGAACCACTCGTCGCCCGCGCGGCCCATCGCACGAACGTACCGGTGCTGAGCTTCGATCACCAGCACTTTCTGTTGGCCTACGACCTTTCGATCCTGCCAACCCAACTTCGTTGGTGGGCCCGTAGTATGCGTTTGGCGGTCTGGATGTTTGGCATTGGGCAGCAAAAAACCATGGTGAGTGCGTTCTATAGTCCTCCGCTCAAACGGGGGTACGAAGACGTGGTGCAGGTAGGTCCTTTGTTGCGTCCCACGATTCGCCAGCGCGAGACCAGCGACCAGGGATTCTTGCTTTCGTACCTCCGGCGACAAACGCCCGAGGCCACGGTTCGTAAGCTTGGTAGCCTTGGCCTTCCGGTGCGAATCTATGGGCTCGGCAAACGTCCTCCGCAAGGCAATGCCGAGTTCTTTGAAGTCGACGAGCACTCGTTTACCGAATCGCTCGTCACCTGCAAGGCGGTGGTCGCCGCAGCAGGCAATCAACTGCTTGGCGAAGCGTTGTACCTGGGCAAGCCATTTTTTGCGATGCCTGAGCGAAAGCACTTCGAGCAACGCATCAACGCTTGTTTTCTGAAGGAACTCGGCGGTGGCGATTGGGCTTACGTTGAACGCGTGGAGCAGTCGCAGTTGGATGCGTTCATGGCCAACATAGAAATGTACCGTGAGAACCTGAAAGGCCGCCAGGAGGAGTTTGACGGAACCCCCAAAGCGGTGGCAACCATCGAAGCGATACTTAGTGAGACTCGTGCCAAGTAA
- a CDS encoding polysaccharide deacetylase family protein, whose translation MIARLFGWLTISLLVAAMARFAMAALGLGNDWAFRDSWLGIGMLSAGVLLGCAVWLFASKHRRRLKLLAGGLVLPLSCLLIAIFPPLWLLNTVDYFTAATFCFDTSDKVLAITIDDAIDPVTTSAILDLLDEHAVQATFFVMTDTTGEQPELSSTILQRIAETHELGNHQTRDQPAWQMSADTFAADVAEAQHTLSDFGSVRWLRPGAGVLTLSMAGAAESQDLQLLLGNVFPWDSHHTSVSFSSRYVMGRVRPGAVVVLHDQGARGERTLAVLREIIPQLQQQGYRLVTVSELAKLAAKQ comes from the coding sequence ATGATCGCCCGGTTGTTTGGTTGGCTGACCATCAGTCTGCTCGTCGCTGCGATGGCTCGGTTTGCTATGGCCGCGTTAGGACTGGGGAACGACTGGGCCTTTCGCGATAGCTGGCTGGGGATTGGCATGCTCTCCGCAGGGGTCCTGCTGGGCTGCGCAGTCTGGTTGTTCGCGAGCAAACACCGCCGGAGACTCAAGCTGCTTGCTGGGGGCTTGGTGCTTCCACTCTCTTGCTTGTTGATTGCCATTTTTCCTCCGTTATGGCTGCTGAATACGGTCGACTACTTTACCGCAGCTACTTTTTGCTTTGACACCAGCGATAAAGTGCTGGCGATTACGATCGATGATGCCATCGATCCGGTGACGACCTCGGCCATTCTTGATTTGCTCGACGAGCACGCGGTGCAAGCTACTTTCTTTGTGATGACCGACACAACGGGCGAACAGCCCGAATTATCGTCGACTATCTTGCAGCGTATCGCCGAGACTCACGAACTCGGCAATCATCAAACTCGCGACCAACCGGCATGGCAGATGTCGGCCGACACCTTTGCGGCCGACGTTGCGGAAGCACAGCATACGCTTAGCGATTTTGGTTCGGTGCGGTGGCTCCGACCGGGCGCGGGGGTGCTTACTCTTTCGATGGCCGGTGCCGCAGAATCGCAAGACTTGCAGCTACTGCTGGGCAACGTTTTTCCTTGGGATAGTCATCATACTTCGGTTTCGTTCTCCTCTCGTTATGTCATGGGGCGTGTCCGCCCGGGGGCGGTGGTCGTGCTGCACGATCAGGGAGCCCGCGGGGAGCGCACGCTGGCGGTACTCCGCGAGATCATTCCGCAGCTTCAACAACAGGGCTATCGATTGGTCACCGTGAGCGAGCTTGCCAAACTGGCTGCGAAGCAATGA
- a CDS encoding S9 family peptidase encodes MKYSLSPLLFVGLALFLITPPTMAFDQSAADKLDERFRDKYQEVKVKPHWISPHEFWYRRPAAEGNEEFVLVNCQQGETKVFAKRSELPNGLRSPWRPDARQRTSVPSETSPDGMWKVEQRDHNLWLINTENNEESQLTTNGEDRHGYEPRVFWSPDSKKLVAMHVKAAGDRRVYLVESSPEDQLQPKLDSYYYLKPGDDIELRRPRLFDVESKSEIEVSNELFDNPWSLDELLWDAESEFFTFYYNQRGHQVARVIKVDSTSGEVTPVVNDEQPTFIDYAHKHFAYYLNDTDEVVWMSERDGWNHLYLIDLKSGEVKHQITSGEWVVRGVDFVDVENRQVWFHAGGIHADQDPYYVHCCKVNFDGTGLVVITAGDGTHEVGHSPERDYVIDRYSRVDMPPVTEVRRTSDGELVATLEQTDIEPVKAAGWQAPERFVAKARDGKTDIYGVIYRPTDFDPNRKYPVLEDLYAGPHSAFVPKGFSSIPWLQRWAELGFIVVKIDGMGTSYRSKAFHDVASKNLVDAGLPDRKLWMQAAAEKYPQLDLSRVGVMGHSAGAQSAMAALLWHNDFYKVAVAGCGCHDNRMDKIWWNELWMGWPIGPHYADQSNVTNAHLLKGDLLLIVGELDKNVDPSSTMQVVDALMKADKDFDMLVVPGRGHNTDTPYIIRRKRDYLMEHLDATTVHPLEAEQFEHVDSAEVQ; translated from the coding sequence ATGAAGTACTCGCTTAGCCCGTTGCTGTTCGTTGGTCTCGCCCTCTTTCTCATCACTCCACCGACCATGGCTTTCGACCAGTCGGCGGCCGATAAACTCGACGAGCGTTTTCGCGACAAATACCAAGAAGTCAAGGTGAAGCCTCACTGGATTTCGCCGCACGAGTTTTGGTATCGCCGCCCTGCAGCAGAAGGCAACGAAGAGTTCGTATTGGTCAACTGCCAACAAGGCGAGACCAAGGTATTCGCGAAACGAAGCGAGCTGCCCAACGGGCTGCGTAGTCCCTGGCGTCCTGATGCCCGCCAGCGAACGAGTGTTCCGTCGGAGACCTCGCCGGATGGCATGTGGAAAGTTGAGCAGCGAGACCACAATCTCTGGCTCATTAATACCGAGAACAATGAGGAATCGCAGCTCACCACCAATGGCGAGGACCGCCATGGCTACGAGCCCCGGGTGTTCTGGTCGCCCGACTCCAAGAAGCTGGTCGCCATGCACGTGAAAGCCGCTGGCGATCGACGGGTGTACCTGGTGGAATCGTCGCCCGAAGATCAACTGCAACCCAAGCTCGATTCGTATTACTACTTGAAGCCAGGGGACGATATCGAACTGCGTCGCCCCCGCTTGTTCGATGTCGAATCGAAGAGCGAGATCGAAGTATCCAACGAGCTGTTCGACAATCCCTGGAGCCTTGACGAGTTGCTCTGGGACGCCGAGAGCGAGTTTTTCACGTTCTACTACAATCAACGCGGTCATCAGGTCGCCCGCGTGATAAAGGTCGACTCCACTTCTGGTGAAGTCACTCCGGTAGTGAACGATGAGCAACCGACGTTTATCGACTACGCCCACAAGCACTTCGCCTACTACCTGAACGATACCGACGAAGTGGTGTGGATGTCGGAACGCGACGGCTGGAATCATCTTTACCTTATCGATCTGAAGTCTGGCGAAGTGAAGCACCAGATCACCTCCGGCGAGTGGGTGGTGCGAGGGGTCGACTTTGTGGATGTTGAAAACCGTCAGGTGTGGTTCCACGCCGGCGGCATTCATGCCGACCAGGACCCTTACTATGTTCATTGCTGCAAGGTGAACTTCGACGGCACCGGCTTGGTGGTTATCACCGCGGGCGACGGCACCCACGAGGTGGGTCACTCGCCGGAACGCGATTACGTGATCGATCGCTACTCGCGGGTCGATATGCCGCCGGTGACGGAAGTGCGTCGCACCAGCGATGGCGAGTTGGTGGCCACGCTCGAGCAAACCGATATCGAGCCGGTAAAAGCGGCTGGCTGGCAAGCTCCCGAGCGATTTGTTGCCAAGGCACGGGATGGCAAGACCGACATCTATGGCGTGATCTATCGCCCCACCGATTTCGATCCCAATCGCAAATACCCCGTGCTCGAAGATCTGTATGCTGGCCCGCACAGTGCGTTTGTGCCAAAGGGTTTCTCCTCGATTCCATGGTTGCAACGTTGGGCGGAGCTTGGGTTTATTGTCGTGAAAATCGATGGCATGGGAACTTCGTATCGCTCGAAGGCGTTCCATGATGTTGCCAGCAAGAACCTGGTGGATGCCGGGCTGCCGGATCGCAAACTGTGGATGCAAGCGGCCGCTGAGAAGTATCCTCAGCTCGACCTTTCGCGGGTGGGGGTGATGGGGCACTCGGCTGGGGCGCAGAGTGCGATGGCGGCCTTGCTCTGGCATAACGATTTCTACAAGGTGGCTGTGGCTGGCTGTGGTTGTCACGACAATCGCATGGATAAGATCTGGTGGAACGAACTGTGGATGGGGTGGCCGATCGGTCCACATTACGCCGACCAGTCGAACGTGACCAACGCCCACCTGCTCAAAGGCGATCTGCTTTTGATCGTTGGCGAACTCGATAAGAACGTCGATCCGTCCTCCACCATGCAAGTGGTCGATGCACTGATGAAGGCCGACAAGGACTTCGACATGCTTGTCGTGCCTGGGCGAGGGCATAACACCGACACGCCTTACATCATTCGCCGAAAGCGGGACTACTTGATGGAACATCTCGACGCGACCACAGTGCATCCGCTCGAAGCGGAGCAATTCGAACATGTCGATTCGGCGGAAGTCCAGTAG
- a CDS encoding GNAT family N-acetyltransferase — protein MTFRQSDATNVVMPQIETILTADMSRADALAIAELLIRIWPRPGVTVEDRADKLQTNRGDQNPPPEIASRSFVIRDAGRVIGHALVFPRTIGTTAGEMTIAALGSVCTDPNYRGQKLGERLVQSAWRGVDEGLLPFSLFQTSQTAKQFYDRFGCLLVENQVTDSTAEDPTACPFKDDHIVRYPGRNRDWPTGPIDLRGPGY, from the coding sequence ATGACTTTTCGACAATCCGATGCCACGAATGTGGTCATGCCGCAGATCGAGACCATTTTGACCGCCGACATGTCGCGCGCCGACGCGTTGGCCATTGCCGAGTTGCTGATCCGCATCTGGCCCCGCCCAGGGGTCACGGTCGAAGATCGCGCCGACAAACTGCAAACCAATCGGGGCGATCAAAATCCCCCGCCCGAGATCGCTAGCCGATCTTTTGTGATCCGCGACGCAGGTCGGGTGATCGGGCACGCGTTGGTGTTCCCTCGAACCATCGGCACCACCGCCGGAGAGATGACCATCGCCGCGTTGGGCTCCGTGTGCACCGATCCGAACTACCGTGGCCAAAAACTGGGCGAGCGATTGGTGCAATCCGCATGGCGGGGAGTCGACGAAGGACTGCTGCCTTTCTCGCTGTTTCAAACTAGCCAGACTGCCAAGCAGTTCTACGACCGCTTCGGGTGCCTGCTGGTGGAAAATCAGGTGACCGACTCCACCGCGGAGGATCCTACCGCGTGCCCCTTTAAGGACGACCACATTGTCCGCTATCCGGGGCGCAACCGCGACTGGCCGACCGGTCCGATAGACTTGCGGGGTCCAGGCTACTAA
- a CDS encoding acyl-CoA thioesterase → MLLKPSIEQIKQLPHTYEADIPSDYLDEMGHMNVMWYTHLYGQGIRGFLNSVGFDRQYIEEQRCGTFALEKHVRYLSEVRVGENVAVYTRLVDCNGRLYHLMQYLVNETQQKLASTMETVSAHVDLNHRRMAEMPPHLTEAFEATAATHAELDWKSATCGVMGIR, encoded by the coding sequence ATGCTACTGAAACCTTCGATCGAACAGATCAAGCAGTTGCCTCATACGTATGAGGCGGATATTCCAAGCGACTACCTCGACGAGATGGGCCACATGAATGTCATGTGGTACACCCACCTGTATGGACAGGGCATTCGAGGCTTTCTCAATTCTGTGGGCTTTGACCGACAGTATATTGAGGAGCAACGGTGCGGCACCTTTGCTCTCGAAAAGCACGTGCGTTATCTGTCGGAAGTACGGGTTGGTGAGAACGTAGCGGTTTACACGCGACTGGTCGACTGCAACGGACGCCTCTACCACCTAATGCAATATCTGGTGAATGAGACGCAGCAGAAGCTGGCCTCGACCATGGAAACCGTGAGTGCGCACGTCGACCTGAACCATCGCCGAATGGCCGAGATGCCGCCGCATCTCACCGAAGCATTCGAAGCCACGGCGGCGACCCACGCCGAGCTCGATTGGAAATCGGCCACCTGTGGGGTGATGGGCATTCGCTAG
- a CDS encoding sugar phosphate isomerase/epimerase family protein, producing the protein MNPQSSSALDRRSFAKLAAVGGATTLLGQSAQAETIQATPAKANPIAISTYSFWRFRDNPTDRLSIEQCIDEAARMGFDAVEILHMQMFDEESPSRLQNLKRQALINGLDLCGFSTHQGFVSPDEDERKKNIDHTIRCMQLAHELGIPTMRVNTGRWGTSKDFDELMANRGIEPTLPGYTEEDGYGWVIDSFEKLLPAAEKYGVLMGLENHWGLGRTAEGVMRIVDAVDSPWLQVTMDTGNFLEDPYDRLEILAPKAVYVQAKTYYGGGLWYTLDLDYPRIGKLIRKHNYHGYVSLEFEGKAPWKEAIPKSLALLRSALDPTT; encoded by the coding sequence ATGAATCCACAATCCTCTTCCGCTCTCGACCGCCGTAGCTTCGCCAAACTCGCCGCTGTTGGTGGTGCTACCACCCTGCTCGGACAGAGTGCTCAGGCCGAAACGATCCAGGCCACGCCGGCGAAAGCGAATCCAATCGCTATTTCGACTTACTCGTTTTGGCGTTTCCGCGACAATCCAACCGACCGCTTGAGCATCGAGCAATGCATCGACGAAGCCGCCCGCATGGGGTTCGATGCGGTGGAAATCCTGCACATGCAGATGTTCGACGAAGAGTCCCCCTCGCGTCTGCAGAACCTCAAGCGTCAGGCGCTGATCAACGGCCTCGATCTGTGCGGGTTCTCCACGCATCAAGGCTTCGTCTCGCCGGACGAAGATGAGCGGAAGAAGAACATCGACCACACCATCCGCTGCATGCAACTGGCCCACGAGCTGGGTATTCCGACCATGCGAGTGAACACCGGCCGTTGGGGAACCTCGAAGGACTTCGACGAGCTGATGGCAAACCGCGGTATCGAACCCACCCTGCCCGGTTACACCGAAGAAGATGGCTATGGTTGGGTGATCGACAGCTTCGAGAAGCTGCTGCCGGCTGCTGAAAAGTACGGCGTGCTCATGGGACTCGAAAACCACTGGGGCCTCGGCCGCACCGCCGAAGGCGTGATGCGCATTGTCGACGCGGTCGACTCGCCTTGGTTGCAAGTCACGATGGACACTGGCAACTTTCTGGAAGATCCCTACGACCGCTTGGAGATCCTGGCTCCCAAGGCGGTGTACGTACAAGCCAAAACCTACTACGGCGGTGGTTTGTGGTACACGCTCGACCTCGACTATCCCCGTATTGGCAAACTGATTCGTAAGCACAACTACCACGGCTACGTTTCGCTGGAGTTCGAAGGCAAAGCGCCTTGGAAGGAAGCGATTCCCAAGAGCCTGGCACTTCTGCGAAGCGCCCTCGATCCGACCACTTGA
- the mtnB gene encoding methylthioribulose 1-phosphate dehydratase, translated as MSGRSTTIDIDPAEVERQLQANAEMLRTQLDGLRETGNMLHARGWSLGTSSNYSVVLERGPLELLLTASGKDKGRLERTDFVRVNDRGQRIERPGDDFPAENKPSAETLLHVVLSELPDTGAVLHTHSVWGTLLSDRFFEQGYVEISGFEMLKGLEGIPTHETTKRVTIFENTQDIASLAAEVRERLRDAENPLEHGFLIRKHGLYTWGRDLAAARRHIEVFEFLFECVGRLEFSAKS; from the coding sequence ATGTCCGGACGAAGTACGACGATCGACATCGACCCCGCTGAAGTGGAACGCCAGCTACAAGCGAACGCGGAAATGCTGCGTACCCAGCTCGATGGACTTCGCGAAACCGGCAACATGTTGCACGCTCGGGGGTGGTCGCTCGGTACCAGCAGCAATTACAGCGTAGTGCTCGAGCGGGGGCCTCTGGAGCTCCTCCTGACTGCTAGTGGTAAAGATAAAGGACGCCTGGAGCGGACCGATTTTGTGCGGGTGAACGACCGCGGGCAGCGGATTGAACGCCCTGGCGACGATTTTCCCGCCGAAAACAAACCCTCGGCCGAAACGCTGCTGCACGTAGTGCTGTCCGAACTCCCCGACACCGGCGCGGTGCTGCACACCCACTCGGTGTGGGGCACGCTGCTCTCCGACCGATTTTTCGAGCAAGGGTATGTCGAGATCTCCGGCTTTGAGATGCTCAAAGGGCTCGAGGGGATCCCCACCCACGAAACTACCAAGCGGGTGACCATTTTCGAAAACACGCAAGACATCGCTAGCCTGGCAGCCGAGGTCCGTGAGCGTTTGCGTGATGCCGAGAACCCCCTGGAGCATGGTTTCTTGATCCGCAAGCATGGCCTGTACACCTGGGGACGCGACTTGGCAGCCGCACGCCGACACATCGAAGTGTTCGAGTTTCTGTTTGAGTGCGTCGGTCGGCTCGAATTCTCAGCGAAATCGTAA
- a CDS encoding 1,2-dihydroxy-3-keto-5-methylthiopentene dioxygenase: protein MATLTIADNERRTSDVQEIEQFLSPFGIWYEHWAVEGRLTEQATADDILQEYAPEIERLKTQGGYVTADVINVAPDTPNLDAMLAKFDKEHTHSEDEVRFTVEGRGVFWVNPENGPVFSIEVEAGDLINVPAGVKHWFHLCDDRHIRCIRLFQDPTGWTPEYIDQGVHEKHPPVCWGNSYLPSESKFKPPVEL, encoded by the coding sequence ATGGCAACTCTCACGATCGCGGACAACGAACGACGAACCAGCGATGTTCAAGAGATTGAACAGTTCCTGTCGCCGTTTGGTATTTGGTACGAACATTGGGCCGTGGAAGGGCGTTTGACCGAACAGGCAACGGCCGACGATATTCTGCAGGAGTACGCTCCTGAGATCGAACGCCTCAAGACTCAAGGCGGATACGTGACCGCCGACGTGATCAACGTTGCGCCCGACACCCCGAACCTGGATGCGATGCTCGCCAAGTTTGATAAAGAGCATACGCACAGCGAGGATGAGGTGCGGTTCACGGTCGAAGGTCGCGGGGTGTTCTGGGTGAATCCCGAGAATGGACCGGTGTTCTCGATCGAAGTCGAAGCGGGCGACCTGATCAACGTGCCAGCTGGCGTGAAGCACTGGTTCCATCTGTGCGACGATCGCCACATACGCTGCATTCGGTTGTTCCAGGATCCCACGGGGTGGACTCCGGAGTATATCGATCAAGGTGTGCACGAGAAGCATCCGCCTGTCTGTTGGGGAAATAGTTACTTGCCAAGTGAATCGAAGTTTAAACCGCCGGTG